A genomic stretch from Ovis canadensis isolate MfBH-ARS-UI-01 breed Bighorn chromosome 5, ARS-UI_OviCan_v2, whole genome shotgun sequence includes:
- the LOC138440662 gene encoding zinc finger protein 709-like, with the protein MVTHTGEGPYKCKDCGKDFSCSTSFQAHERTHTGEKLFICKQCGKSLKPPLGLQIHERNHTGEKPYECKQCGKALSCPSSFQRHERIHTAEKQYECKQHEKTFSSPLGLQIHERIHTGEKPYECKECRKAFICPSSFQSHERTHAGEKPYECKQCGKTFSWPSSFRIHERTYTGEKPYECTECGKTFIYRATFQGHMRKHTGEKSYKCEECGKAFISPSSIQTHMIMHTGDGPYKCKECGKAFTFSCYSSFQTHEKTHTGEKPYECTECGKAFIYHTTFRGHMRVHTGKKPYKSYAHPAARVPPGKVSSSSGVETEEPVRRPGRLSTKPTPAQVETKPKKATGEDESSDRKVRAKGERGAKGKQVEMATQETEDLPASDGEAENKESPASDGAGKKEGTCD; encoded by the exons ATGGtaacacacactggagaaggaccCTATAAATGTAAGGactgtgggaaagactttagTTGTTCCACTTCATTTCAAGCCCATGAAAgaactcacactggagagaagctcTTCATATGTAAACAGTGTGGTAAATCCCTCAAGCCTCCTCTAGGCTTGCAAATCCATGAAAGAAACCACACTGGAGAAAAACCCTATGAGTGTAAGCAGTGTGGTAAAGCCCTCAGCTGTCCTAGTTCCTTTCAAAGACATGAAAGGATCCACACAGCAGAGAAACAATATGAATGTAAACAACACGAGAAAACGTTCAGTTCTCCTCTAGGTCTGCAAATCCATGAAAGAATTCACACTGGGgagaaaccttatgaatgtaaAGAATGTAGGAA GGCCTTCATTTGTCCCAGTTCATTTCAATCACATGAAAGGACTCATGCTGGAGAGAAGCCATATGAATGTAAACAGTGTGGTAAAACTTTTAGTTGGCCCAGTTCCTTTCGAATACATGAAAGAACTTATACTGgggagaaaccctatgaatgtacaGAATGTGGGAAAACCTTCATTTATCGCGCAACCTTTCAAGGACACATGAGAAagcacactggagagaaatcctatAAATGTgaagaatgtgggaaagccttcatttCTCCCTCCAGCATTCAAACACACATGATAATGCACACTGGAGACGGACCTTATAAgtgtaaggaatgtgggaaagCATTCA CCTTCAGTTGTTACTCATCCtttcaaacacatgaaaaaactcACACTGGAGAAAAACCTTATGAATGTACAGAATGCGGGAAAGCCTTCATTTATCACACTACCTTTAGAGGGCACATGAGAGTGCACACTGGCAAGAAACCGTACAAAT CATATGCCCACCCTGCTGCCAGGGTGCCCCCGGGGAAGGTCAGCTCCTCATCAGGGGTGGAGACGGAGGAGCCCGTGAGGAGACCTGGGAGGCTGTCCACTAAACCTACTCCTGCCCAAGTGGAAACAAAGCCAAAGAAGGCAACAGGAGAGGATGAATCTTCAGATAGAAAGGTGCGAgcaaaaggggaaaggggagcaaAGGGAAAACAGGTGGAAATGGCCACCCAAGAGACTGAAGATTTACCTGCGTCAGATGGAGAGGCTGAAAACAAGGAGAGCCCAGCCTCTGATggagcaggaaagaaagaaggtacGTGTGATTAA